From a single Calothrix sp. NIES-2098 genomic region:
- a CDS encoding HlyD family secretion protein: MTQLNGNNFNGMNGNGRHNHEAPTDSRVLTSTAKAPKQTNFNFQEANFEQAVVLRQSPVWSRTIMISLMALACFGVAWACFAKIEQVVPAAGQLKPEGTVKEVQAPVSGVVKEVFVKDGQEVKAGDLLVTFDSIATRAELNSLYKIRTALIQENQIYRRLMGASFAAASELEFLRGKLPQETAFLLKSRAALVSENELLRSQLKRYGTEPGIGTDESQRLEVARRELDSRASAARLEVEKTRKQLAQTQVKKQDTEASLAIQDKILGKVKTLAEEGGISQLQYLNQQQQVQNLRAEIAQLGEEEKRLQFDIEKGQQQLTNTVAASDKDILEKISQNKQRIADIDSQFMKVILENEQRLADVNSKISQTQMNVKYQELRAPVSGTIFDLQAKNPGFVANPTQKLLQIVPNEKYIAEVFITNKDIGFVRKDMKVDVRIDSFPFSEFGDIKGRVLEIGSDALPPDQTHQFYRFPARVSLDQQSLNIKGKQIHLQSGMSISANIKVREERSVMSLFTELFTKQVESLKEVR, from the coding sequence ATGACTCAACTTAATGGAAATAATTTTAATGGCATGAATGGCAACGGGCGACATAATCATGAAGCACCAACAGATTCACGGGTATTAACATCAACTGCAAAAGCTCCTAAACAGACTAATTTTAACTTCCAAGAAGCTAACTTTGAGCAAGCTGTTGTACTGCGTCAATCTCCAGTTTGGTCGCGCACAATCATGATATCTCTCATGGCTTTGGCCTGTTTTGGGGTTGCTTGGGCTTGTTTTGCCAAAATTGAGCAAGTAGTACCAGCCGCAGGTCAGTTAAAGCCAGAGGGAACAGTTAAAGAAGTGCAAGCTCCGGTGAGTGGAGTTGTGAAAGAAGTCTTTGTAAAAGATGGTCAAGAAGTAAAAGCTGGAGATTTACTAGTAACTTTTGATTCCATCGCCACCCGTGCAGAATTAAATTCTCTATACAAAATTCGTACTGCTTTAATTCAAGAAAACCAAATTTATCGCCGCTTGATGGGAGCAAGCTTTGCCGCAGCCTCTGAGTTAGAATTTTTGCGTGGTAAATTACCTCAAGAAACAGCTTTCCTTCTCAAAAGTCGAGCAGCATTAGTTTCAGAAAATGAATTGTTGCGCTCTCAATTAAAAAGATATGGTACAGAACCGGGAATAGGTACTGATGAGTCACAACGTCTAGAAGTCGCCAGAAGAGAATTAGATTCTCGAGCTTCAGCGGCCAGGTTGGAAGTTGAAAAAACTAGAAAGCAGCTGGCGCAAACTCAAGTCAAAAAGCAGGATACTGAAGCAAGTTTAGCTATCCAAGATAAGATTTTAGGAAAAGTCAAAACATTAGCAGAAGAAGGTGGGATTTCTCAACTTCAGTATCTTAACCAGCAACAACAGGTACAAAATCTAAGGGCAGAAATAGCACAATTAGGTGAAGAAGAAAAACGCCTTCAATTTGATATTGAAAAAGGACAACAACAGTTAACCAATACTGTAGCAGCGTCAGATAAAGATATTTTAGAAAAAATCTCTCAAAATAAACAGCGCATTGCTGACATCGATAGCCAATTCATGAAAGTGATTCTGGAAAATGAGCAGCGTTTAGCAGATGTCAATAGCAAGATTTCGCAAACGCAGATGAATGTTAAATATCAAGAACTGCGCGCTCCTGTCAGTGGAACTATTTTTGATTTGCAAGCTAAAAATCCAGGATTTGTAGCTAATCCCACTCAAAAACTTTTGCAAATCGTACCGAATGAAAAATATATTGCGGAAGTTTTCATCACGAACAAAGATATTGGTTTCGTCCGCAAAGATATGAAAGTGGATGTCAGAATTGATTCTTTTCCTTTCAGCGAATTTGGCGACATTAAAGGACGAGTTCTTGAAATTGGTTCTGATGCATTACCTCCAGATCAAACACATCAGTTTTATCGCTTTCCTGCACGAGTGAGTTTAGATCAACAATCCTTAAATATTAAGGGCAAACAAATTCATTTACAGTCGGGTATGTCAATCAGTGCCAATATTAAAGTTCGCGAAGAACGGTCAGTAATGAGTCTATTTACTGAGTTATTTACCAAGCAAGTTGAGAGCCTCAAAGAAGTACGTTAA
- a CDS encoding Sec-independent protein translocase, TatC subunit codes for MTPQNLDTVPQSDSSREFPDAAATTSPDINVEGYGDSDIDPLDELPGEVEMSFFDHLEELRQRIFYALIAVAVGVVGCFFNVRPIVQLLEVPAQGVKFLQLAPGEYFFVSLKVAAYSGLLLSTPFILYQIIQFVLPGLTRRERRLLGPVVLGSSVLFVAGLAFGYFLLIPAALKFFISYGADVVEQLWSIEKYFEFVLLLLFSTGIAFQIPVIQLLLGALGIVSSQQMFSGWRYVIMGAVVLGAVLTPSTDPLTQSLLAGAVLGLYFGGIGLVKLIGK; via the coding sequence ATGACGCCACAAAATTTAGACACTGTACCGCAGTCCGATTCGTCAAGGGAATTCCCAGATGCAGCTGCTACAACTTCACCGGATATCAACGTGGAAGGATATGGCGATTCTGATATCGATCCGCTTGATGAATTACCAGGTGAAGTCGAAATGTCGTTTTTCGACCACCTAGAGGAGTTGCGCCAGCGAATTTTTTATGCCCTAATTGCTGTTGCAGTAGGTGTTGTAGGCTGTTTTTTCAACGTCAGGCCGATTGTCCAGCTATTAGAAGTTCCCGCACAAGGAGTAAAATTTCTCCAACTTGCTCCTGGGGAATATTTCTTTGTTTCTTTAAAAGTAGCAGCCTATAGTGGCTTATTACTTTCTACTCCGTTCATCCTTTACCAAATTATTCAATTTGTGCTTCCCGGACTAACCCGCCGCGAACGCCGCTTGCTAGGGCCTGTAGTTTTAGGGTCGAGTGTGCTATTTGTGGCAGGGTTAGCATTTGGTTATTTTCTGCTAATTCCCGCAGCTTTGAAGTTTTTTATTAGCTATGGTGCAGATGTAGTAGAACAACTTTGGTCAATTGAAAAATACTTTGAATTTGTCTTGTTGTTATTATTTAGCACAGGCATAGCATTTCAAATTCCTGTGATTCAACTACTGCTTGGCGCTTTGGGAATTGTTTCTTCTCAACAAATGTTTTCTGGTTGGCGTTACGTAATTATGGGTGCAGTGGTTTTAGGTGCTGTTCTCACTCCTTCTACTGACCCTCTTACGCAAAGTCTGTTAGCAGGTGCAGTCTTAGGGCTTTATTTTGGTGGCATTGGTTTAGTAAAACTGATAGGGAAATGA
- a CDS encoding methyltransferase FkbM family protein, with product MRKFLAYLFAKWNYLKGHSAFEKSSITTIIRIAIWSVYCIFKRPATISLGHSGAKFYLPPKFKEAGSTGIYVLREDYEPELKYLNNVLQPGRVFVDVGANFGVYTVIASKLVADTGKVLAFEPAAETYPILDRNVEINNFSNVKVFHAAVSDKTGTSRFYHVNNAPNSYSLGADTESTSFEEVATVTLEDVFQKEAIERFDLMKVDVEGAEELVLRGSQSLIKKMRPQIIFEASADRAKMLGLTTDGAWNLLKEWGYEFFAIEKTGKLKPLNSIKFGNILAIPRAC from the coding sequence ATGAGGAAATTTTTAGCTTATTTATTTGCTAAATGGAATTACCTCAAGGGTCATTCAGCCTTTGAGAAATCATCAATTACTACCATTATAAGAATTGCGATTTGGTCTGTATATTGTATTTTTAAACGTCCAGCAACAATTAGTCTGGGGCACAGTGGAGCTAAATTTTATTTGCCTCCCAAATTTAAAGAAGCAGGTTCGACAGGAATTTATGTATTAAGAGAAGATTATGAACCAGAATTAAAATATTTGAATAATGTACTCCAACCAGGAAGAGTGTTTGTAGATGTTGGAGCAAATTTTGGAGTTTACACAGTAATTGCTAGCAAATTGGTAGCAGATACAGGAAAGGTTCTTGCTTTTGAACCAGCGGCAGAGACGTACCCGATTTTAGACCGCAACGTTGAAATCAACAATTTTAGTAATGTGAAGGTATTTCATGCAGCTGTCTCTGATAAAACTGGGACTTCGCGTTTTTACCATGTTAATAATGCGCCTAATAGTTATTCTTTGGGAGCAGATACAGAAAGTACAAGTTTTGAGGAAGTAGCTACAGTTACTCTAGAAGATGTTTTCCAAAAAGAGGCTATTGAGCGTTTTGATTTAATGAAAGTTGATGTGGAAGGAGCTGAAGAATTAGTCTTGCGTGGATCTCAATCTTTGATAAAGAAAATGCGTCCTCAAATTATATTTGAAGCAAGTGCAGATAGAGCTAAAATGTTAGGTTTGACAACAGATGGAGCATGGAATTTATTGAAAGAATGGGGTTATGAGTTTTTTGCTATAGAGAAAACTGGTAAGTTAAAACCTTTAAATTCAATAAAATTTGGCAATATTCTGGCAATCCCTCGCGCCTGCTGA
- a CDS encoding cytochrome b6/f complex Fe-S subunit has translation MAQFSESADVPDMGRRQFMNLLTFGTVTGVALGALYPVVKYFIPPATGGAGGGTTAKDELGNDVSVSKFLASHNVGDRALVQGLKGDPTYLVVESKEAIGDYGINAICTHLGCVVPWNVAENKFKCPCHGSQYDATGKVVRGPAPLSLALAHTNVQDDKVVVSPWTETDFRTGEEPWWA, from the coding sequence ATGGCTCAATTTTCTGAATCAGCAGACGTGCCCGATATGGGGCGTCGTCAATTCATGAATCTGCTCACTTTTGGAACCGTCACTGGAGTGGCTCTGGGTGCATTGTATCCCGTTGTCAAGTATTTTATTCCACCTGCTACTGGTGGCGCTGGTGGCGGTACAACGGCAAAAGACGAACTGGGCAACGATGTTAGTGTCAGCAAGTTTCTAGCAAGCCATAATGTAGGCGATCGCGCCCTGGTTCAGGGATTAAAGGGCGACCCCACTTATCTTGTCGTAGAAAGCAAAGAAGCGATCGGCGATTACGGCATTAATGCCATCTGCACCCATCTAGGTTGTGTTGTCCCCTGGAACGTAGCAGAGAACAAGTTCAAATGTCCTTGTCACGGTTCCCAATACGACGCAACCGGTAAAGTTGTGCGCGGCCCAGCACCTCTGTCTTTGGCTTTGGCTCACACCAACGTCCAAGACGACAAAGTTGTTGTTAGCCCGTGGACTGAAACCGACTTCCGCACCGGCGAAGAACCTTGGTGGGCTTAA
- a CDS encoding cupin 2 domain-containing protein, which yields MSKLNINMISKESAEHYLWGNNCHGWHLVKQLGLSVIQEIMPPGTSEVRHYHQQSRQFFFILAGTATLEIDGSRQIISQHQGVEIPPKTPHQMLNESDRDLEFLIISQPPSHGDRILVS from the coding sequence ATGTCGAAGTTGAATATCAACATGATTAGCAAAGAATCTGCCGAGCATTATTTATGGGGTAATAATTGTCATGGTTGGCATCTTGTGAAACAACTAGGGTTAAGCGTGATTCAAGAAATTATGCCACCAGGAACCTCGGAAGTCAGACACTATCACCAGCAATCGCGGCAGTTTTTCTTTATCTTAGCTGGAACAGCAACTTTAGAAATTGATGGTTCTCGTCAAATTATTTCTCAACACCAAGGTGTAGAGATTCCTCCTAAGACTCCTCATCAGATGCTAAATGAAAGCGATCGCGATTTGGAATTCCTGATCATTTCCCAACCTCCCAGTCATGGCGATCGCATTTTAGTTAGTTAG
- a CDS encoding PAP2 superfamily protein — protein sequence MFNSAVWRYFQSFLTFLKHLIVRRRASLALLAIGVFLPLQVFGELAEEAWKNEGGFAWDVPILLAIHSTAQPQLDVFASTFTKLGVFWGVFPVASAIALFMFIRRRWRELAYFITTLLGSILINRTAKVLLHRVRPHLWQSPSPEFDYGFPSGHAMSSMTLVAALVILTWGSRWGMLVLITGGLFVLVIGWTRLYLGVHYPSDILAGWMASVAWATGVSLLIKPYRTRRQE from the coding sequence CCAGTCTTTCCTGACCTTCTTAAAGCATCTGATTGTTCGCCGTCGTGCATCTTTGGCGTTGCTTGCGATCGGAGTTTTTTTACCTCTACAGGTATTTGGAGAGTTAGCAGAAGAAGCCTGGAAGAACGAAGGCGGTTTTGCTTGGGATGTACCTATCTTGTTAGCAATTCACTCAACAGCACAACCGCAACTAGATGTTTTCGCTTCTACATTTACCAAATTGGGTGTATTCTGGGGTGTGTTTCCGGTTGCAAGTGCGATCGCGCTATTTATGTTTATCCGAAGACGATGGCGCGAACTTGCTTACTTCATCACCACTTTGCTGGGAAGCATCCTCATTAACCGAACAGCGAAGGTACTTTTGCATCGAGTTCGTCCGCACCTATGGCAATCACCCTCCCCAGAATTTGACTACGGATTTCCTAGCGGCCATGCAATGTCAAGTATGACTTTAGTAGCAGCCTTGGTGATTTTGACTTGGGGTAGTCGCTGGGGAATGCTGGTTCTGATTACCGGAGGCCTATTTGTCTTGGTAATTGGCTGGACGCGGCTATATCTGGGAGTTCACTATCCCAGTGATATTTTAGCGGGCTGGATGGCTTCAGTTGCCTGGGCAACTGGAGTTAGTCTACTCATCAAACCCTATAGAACCAGGCGTCAGGAATAA
- a CDS encoding cyclic nucleotide-regulated ABC bacteriocin/lantibiotic exporter has protein sequence MTYIKNAFEEFLRTVEGFDQLPSEEIANLSQQLQAWRYRIGQKIIGKEVIPERITIIYEGQVRLLGYDPQTQMPVTLKLLQPGEILGEIGFLRQVACETAIASTEIVCLTLSTVEYLRLLSAYPAFANTRKNRAHIIEVFDVLGWQLEQQALASANLKELSEQALPDAKVHYLPPGRNPSYQLDRESIWFVSGSGTVKNLSTGSRLELTDGGPIEVQGPNSIRLIGLEPSDLYFLNNQPAQLQQVNDTRPQIADALDIPYATEEEVPLSSASKSTQKHLKYPFFRGTGEINSAFACFQMLSKHLQIPFRREVVRRILTEQMRKQGTLSFQLCAYLSELIGLKANLVDIPATSITRIPTPALIRYGDSFAVLYAADANTVVVGVPSQGIVRCKPAELVARLEVDEASMPPQVRVLLVSTTNETPQERFGLRWFIPYLSRHRRVLIEVFIASFFVQLAALANPLVIQLIIDKVIVQNSISTLNVLGVLLLVVGIFEAILTTLRTYLFVDTTNRIDMSLGSQIIDHLLRLPLRYFERRPVGELSTRINELENIRQFLTGTALTVGLDAVFSVVYIIVMLFYSWQLTLVGLGTIPVFVVITLIASPTVSRQLRSKAERNAETQSYLVEVMSGIQTVKAQNIELRSRFSWQERYARYVAAGFKTVVTSTLANSTSNFLNKLSSLLVLWVGAYLVLKGELTLGELIAFRIISGYVTSPILRLAQLWQSFQETALSLERLSDIVDTPEEAESNRQNIPLPAIVGAVKYENVSFRFAASGPLQLSNVNVEIPAGEFVGIVGQSGSGKSTMMKLLLRLYEVESGRILIDGYDIGKVELYSLRRQMGVVPQDPLLFDGTVQENIALTNPDATTEEIIEAARIAAAHEFIMGLPNGYNTRVGERGAALSGGQRQRIAIARSVLQRPKLLVLDEATSALDYPTERQVCLNLAQEFKGSTVFFITHRLSTVSHADTIIVMDNGRITEQGSHQELMAAKGHYFYLYQQQEVNL, from the coding sequence ATGACTTATATTAAGAACGCCTTTGAAGAATTTCTGCGTACCGTTGAAGGTTTTGACCAATTACCTAGTGAAGAGATTGCGAATCTATCGCAACAACTACAAGCTTGGCGCTACCGCATAGGTCAAAAAATTATCGGCAAAGAAGTAATTCCAGAACGAATCACAATCATTTATGAAGGACAAGTACGCCTTTTAGGATACGATCCCCAGACGCAAATGCCAGTAACCTTAAAGTTGCTGCAACCAGGAGAAATCCTAGGTGAAATCGGTTTTTTGCGTCAGGTTGCTTGCGAAACTGCGATCGCCTCCACGGAAATAGTATGTTTAACCTTAAGTACGGTTGAATATTTACGGCTACTCTCTGCATACCCAGCTTTTGCCAATACCCGTAAAAACCGCGCTCATATTATTGAAGTTTTTGATGTCTTAGGTTGGCAATTAGAACAGCAAGCTTTAGCTAGTGCTAATCTCAAAGAACTTTCAGAACAAGCTTTACCAGACGCGAAAGTACATTACCTTCCGCCGGGAAGAAATCCATCTTACCAACTCGATCGGGAAAGTATTTGGTTTGTCAGTGGTAGCGGTACAGTCAAGAATTTATCTACAGGTTCGCGTTTAGAACTAACTGATGGCGGCCCCATCGAAGTTCAAGGGCCAAATTCTATACGCTTGATTGGTTTAGAACCATCAGATTTATATTTCCTGAATAATCAACCAGCCCAACTTCAGCAGGTAAACGATACCAGACCACAAATTGCAGATGCACTAGATATTCCCTACGCCACTGAGGAAGAAGTACCCTTATCATCTGCATCTAAGAGTACACAAAAACACCTAAAATATCCTTTCTTCCGCGGTACTGGGGAGATAAATTCCGCCTTTGCCTGTTTTCAAATGCTGTCTAAGCACCTACAAATCCCATTTCGTAGGGAAGTAGTGCGCCGCATTTTAACAGAGCAAATGCGAAAGCAAGGCACTTTATCATTTCAGCTTTGTGCCTATCTATCGGAGTTAATCGGACTCAAGGCTAATCTAGTAGATATACCTGCTACCTCGATTACCCGGATTCCGACACCAGCATTGATTCGCTATGGTGATAGTTTTGCGGTTTTATATGCAGCCGACGCCAATACTGTAGTTGTCGGTGTACCATCTCAAGGCATTGTGCGCTGTAAACCAGCTGAACTGGTAGCTCGCTTAGAAGTCGATGAAGCTAGTATGCCGCCTCAGGTGCGGGTATTGCTGGTGTCTACCACCAACGAAACACCTCAAGAACGCTTTGGTTTGCGATGGTTTATTCCCTATTTGTCGCGCCACCGTCGTGTCTTGATAGAAGTATTTATTGCTTCGTTTTTTGTGCAATTGGCAGCACTAGCTAACCCACTGGTTATTCAGCTAATTATTGATAAAGTCATCGTTCAAAATAGTATTAGCACCCTCAATGTTTTGGGTGTGTTGCTATTGGTAGTCGGCATATTTGAAGCAATACTAACTACATTGCGAACCTACCTATTTGTCGATACTACCAACCGCATTGATATGAGTTTGGGGTCGCAAATTATTGACCACTTACTCCGCCTACCACTACGCTATTTTGAACGCCGACCAGTAGGTGAATTATCTACTCGGATCAACGAACTAGAAAATATCCGACAATTCCTTACTGGTACAGCTTTAACAGTGGGATTAGATGCAGTATTTTCGGTGGTTTATATCATCGTCATGCTGTTTTATAGTTGGCAACTCACCTTAGTAGGTTTGGGCACAATTCCTGTCTTTGTCGTCATCACTTTAATTGCTTCTCCTACGGTGAGCAGACAGTTGCGTAGCAAAGCCGAACGAAACGCCGAAACTCAGTCTTATTTAGTTGAGGTGATGTCGGGAATTCAAACAGTAAAAGCGCAAAATATCGAATTGCGATCGCGCTTTTCTTGGCAAGAGCGTTATGCTCGTTATGTCGCCGCTGGTTTTAAAACTGTTGTTACTTCTACACTGGCTAATTCTACAAGTAACTTTCTTAACAAACTCAGTAGTTTACTAGTGTTGTGGGTAGGAGCTTATTTGGTACTTAAAGGCGAATTAACCTTAGGTGAATTAATCGCCTTTAGAATTATCTCTGGTTACGTTACCAGCCCGATATTGCGTTTGGCTCAACTTTGGCAAAGCTTCCAAGAAACAGCCTTATCTTTAGAACGCTTAAGCGATATTGTCGATACCCCAGAAGAAGCAGAAAGCAATCGTCAAAACATTCCCTTACCCGCAATTGTGGGAGCAGTGAAATATGAAAACGTTTCCTTCCGCTTTGCTGCTAGCGGGCCATTGCAACTTTCTAACGTCAATGTTGAGATTCCAGCGGGTGAATTTGTCGGCATTGTCGGACAGAGTGGATCTGGTAAAAGTACGATGATGAAGTTACTGCTGAGACTTTATGAGGTCGAGTCTGGCAGGATTTTAATAGATGGTTACGATATTGGCAAAGTAGAACTTTATTCGCTGCGACGACAGATGGGTGTAGTACCGCAAGATCCGCTGTTGTTTGACGGTACAGTTCAGGAAAATATTGCTCTGACTAATCCTGATGCGACAACCGAAGAAATTATCGAAGCGGCGCGCATTGCCGCTGCCCACGAATTTATTATGGGACTGCCTAACGGTTACAATACCCGTGTAGGCGAACGGGGTGCAGCGCTTTCGGGCGGACAAAGACAAAGAATTGCGATCGCCAGGTCTGTTTTACAAAGACCCAAGTTATTAGTTTTAGATGAAGCTACTAGCGCTCTAGATTACCCTACAGAGCGACAAGTCTGCCTCAATTTAGCTCAGGAATTTAAAGGGAGTACGGTATTTTTTATCACTCACCGCCTGAGTACCGTTAGTCATGCAGATACAATTATCGTCATGGATAACGGCAGAATTACAGAACAAGGAAGCCATCAAGAGTTAATGGCTGCGAAAGGGCATTATTTCTACCTTTATCAGCAGCAAGAAGTTAACCTGTAA
- a CDS encoding cytochrome f: MRNASITARLTRSTRAIVKTLLIAIATVTFYFTSDLALPQSAAAYPFWAQQTYPETPREPTGRIVCANCHLAAKPTQVEVPQSVLPDTVFKAVVKIPYDTSVQQVGADGSKVGLNVGAVLMLPEGFKIAPEDRISEELKEEVGDTYFQTYSEDKENVVIVGPLPGEQYQEIVFPVLSPNPATDKNIHFGKYSVHVGGNRGRGQVYPTGEKSNNSVYNASAAGTITKIAKEEDGDGNVKYVVSIKTDAGEVVTDTIPLGPELIVSEGQTVKAGDALTNNPNVGGFGQRDAEIVLQDANRVKWLIAFIALVMMAQVMLVLKKKQVEKVQAAEMNF, from the coding sequence ATGAGAAATGCTTCAATAACAGCGAGGTTAACTCGCAGTACTAGAGCAATAGTCAAAACATTGCTCATAGCGATCGCTACCGTGACATTCTACTTCACCAGCGATTTAGCCCTGCCACAATCTGCTGCTGCCTATCCTTTCTGGGCCCAGCAAACTTATCCAGAAACACCCCGCGAACCGACTGGGCGAATTGTTTGCGCCAACTGTCACTTAGCCGCCAAGCCGACACAAGTGGAAGTTCCCCAATCAGTTCTACCTGACACTGTGTTCAAAGCTGTGGTAAAAATTCCCTACGATACCAGCGTCCAGCAGGTAGGTGCTGATGGTTCTAAAGTCGGCTTAAACGTTGGTGCGGTATTGATGCTACCTGAAGGCTTCAAGATTGCTCCAGAAGACCGTATTTCTGAAGAACTGAAAGAAGAAGTAGGCGATACTTACTTCCAAACTTACAGCGAAGATAAAGAAAACGTCGTTATCGTCGGCCCCTTACCAGGCGAACAGTATCAGGAAATCGTCTTCCCAGTTCTTTCTCCCAACCCCGCAACTGATAAAAATATCCACTTTGGTAAATATTCAGTTCACGTAGGTGGTAATCGCGGACGCGGACAAGTTTATCCAACTGGTGAAAAGAGCAACAACTCGGTTTACAACGCTTCTGCTGCTGGCACAATTACCAAGATTGCCAAAGAAGAAGATGGAGATGGCAACGTCAAATATGTAGTTAGCATCAAAACCGACGCCGGTGAAGTTGTCACTGATACAATTCCTTTAGGCCCAGAATTAATTGTTTCCGAAGGGCAAACAGTAAAAGCTGGTGATGCTTTGACTAACAATCCTAACGTTGGCGGATTTGGTCAAAGAGATGCAGAAATCGTATTGCAAGACGCTAATCGAGTCAAATGGTTGATTGCATTCATCGCGCTGGTGATGATGGCTCAAGTCATGCTAGTTCTGAAGAAGAAGCAGGTTGAGAAGGTTCAAGCTGCTGAGATGAATTTCTAA
- a CDS encoding export-related chaperone CsaA codes for MPQITYEEFEKVEIRVGKVVEVADFPTARKPAYKLWIDFGDLGIKKSSAQITKLYQPEDLVNKLILAVTNFPPRQIADFMSEVLVLGVVLDGGEVVLIQPDKDVALGKRIL; via the coding sequence ATGCCACAAATCACCTATGAAGAGTTTGAAAAAGTCGAGATTCGAGTTGGGAAAGTTGTTGAAGTGGCAGATTTTCCTACTGCGAGAAAACCAGCCTATAAACTTTGGATAGACTTTGGTGATTTGGGCATTAAAAAATCTAGTGCCCAAATTACTAAGCTTTATCAGCCAGAAGATTTAGTTAACAAATTAATACTAGCTGTCACCAACTTTCCACCTCGCCAAATTGCAGATTTTATGTCTGAAGTTTTGGTTTTGGGAGTAGTTCTCGATGGTGGCGAAGTAGTTTTAATTCAACCGGATAAAGATGTAGCTTTGGGCAAAAGAATTTTATAG